A genomic region of Cyprinus carpio isolate SPL01 chromosome B13, ASM1834038v1, whole genome shotgun sequence contains the following coding sequences:
- the zmp:0000000662 gene encoding RING finger protein 145, whose protein sequence is MSAFLHGAGGYCVCVKMPRLEEVANVVLRVPSILVLDMLYKCDIDSFTDHLKARTEDMLFKYKYVIWNIYYLGHIVSTVVLLLPLGHIIQLYLHVLCTLLLYMGHQIARDYVRDEAQYGYDGALFLDSPALNRFVTALTSQIIVSTLCAFLMRTQHVWLFSAHLLPLLARVVSVPLDWLLTLSSVSMMITGAEVAVFLLANLFVPYRLVRAAYREIMAIEVTELYRLMAVGVSLWHCFAVPVLFSVFWFVLFGVQLVTNYGTITAVQQGPLLYLLTSVSECCASPYSLLGLTFVVSYLALGLLSLCKFYLGGFSALQNHNVMHSGVTEGVTLLLLALQTGLLDMAALQRCFLLFIILFIVLTSTLQSMSEITEPVVLGLGASRNRSVWKHLRGLSMCGFLLLFPGFMAYKISQFFNMDFWLLILVSSCMLTSLQVTGTLLIYSLFMVEVWRGAALPGLDEIVYYVNGVCRVLEFAVAVCVVAYGAWESLWGEWSWMGASVIIIHSYCNVWLRAQAGWKSFLLRQEAARKINVLPRASAEQLQDHNDVCAICFQDMTSAVITYCGHFFHANCLRKWLYVQETCPMCHASIKPSSANPTAAAGEAPPTHRSPPPSEQQPSPETRQQEEQASQGDSDCSAETNCDESERKYSNSGSNCSKDSLQHLHYGANGDSQGVANPVPSCSSHGEADPEVASQELREAD, encoded by the exons ATGTCAGCCTTCCTTCATGGTGCAGGTGGTTATTGTGTCTGTGTTAAGATGCCCCGACTAGAGGAGGTGGCTAATGTTGTCCTCAGGGTGCCCAGCATCTTGGTGTTGGACATGCTGTATAAATGTGACATTGACAGCTTCACGGATCATCTCAAAGCGAGGACCGAGGACATGCTCTTCAAGTACAAATATGTCATCTGGAACATATATTATTTGG GTCACATAGTGAGCACCGTGGTGCTGCTGTTGCCTCTTGGACATATTATCCAGCTCTACCTGCATGTTCTGTGCACCCTGCTTCTTTACATGGGTCATCAGATTGCCAG aGATTATGTGAGAGATGAAGCCCAGTATGGATATGATGGTGCTCTCTTTCTGGACTCTCCGGCATTGAACCGTTTTGTGACTGCACTCACCA GTCAGATAATAGTCAGTACACTGTGTGCGTTCCTCATGCGGACTCAACACGTGTGGCTATTCTCAGCGCACTTGCTCCCTCTTCTGGCGCGTGTGGTGTCTGTCCCTCTGGACTGGCTCCTCACACTCTCCTCCGTGTCCATGATGATCACAGGGGCCGAGGTGGCCGTCTTCCTCCTCGCCAACCTCTTTGTGCCATACAGACTGGTCAGAGCTGCTTACAGAGAGATAATGGCAATAGAg GTGACTGAGTTGTACAGACTGATGGCAGTCGGAGTGTCCCTCTGGCATTGCTTTGCTGTGCCTGTATTGTTTAGTGTTTTCTGGTTCGTGCTGTTCGGAGTGCAACTTGTTACCAATTATGGCACTATCACTGCCGTCCAACAGGGTCCGCTACTCTACCTCCTCACCAG tgtttctgaATGCTGTGCTAGCCCATACTCCCTGCTTGGCTTAACGTTTGTGGTGTCTTATTTGGCTCTGGGACTTCTGAGTCTCTGTAAGTTCTACCTTGGAGGATTCAGTGCTCTCCAGAACCATAATGTCATGCACAG TGGTGTGACAGAGGGAGTGACTCTGCTGCTGTTGGCCCTGCAGACTGGGTTGTTGGACATGGCAGCTCTACAGCGCTGCTTTCTGCTCTTTATTATCCTCTTCATCGTTCTCACATCTACTCTACAAAGCATGAGTGAGATCACAGAGCCTGTTGTGTTGGGGCTCGGAGCTAGTAGAAACAG GAGTGTGTGGAAGCACTTGCGTGGTTTATCTATGTGTGGCTTTCTGCTGCTGTTTCCGGGATTCATGGCTTACAAGATCTCTCAGTTTTTCAACATGGATTTCTGGCTGCTGATCTTGGTCTCTAGCTGTATGCTCACATCGCTGCAG GTGACAGGCACTCTGCTGATCTACAGCCTGTTCATGGTGGAGGTCTGGCGCGGTGCTGCCCTGCCCGGATTGGATGAGATTGTTTATTATGTGAACGGAGTGTGTCGGGTGCTGGAGTTTGCGGTGGCTGTGTGTGTTGTGGCGTATGGGGCGTGGGAGTCACTGTGGGGAGAGTGGAGCTGGATGGGAGCATCGGTCATTATCATCCACTCCTACTGCAATGTGTGGCTACGTGCCCAGGCTGGCTGGAAAAGCTTCTTGCTTAGACAAGAAGCTGCTCGCAAAATCAATGTACTTCCACGGGCCAGCGCAGAGCAGCTGCAGGACCACAATGATGTCTGTGCCATCTGCTTCCAG GATATGACATCAGCAGTGATCACATACTGTGGTCATTTCTTCCATGCCAACTGTCTGAGAAAGTGGCTTTATGTGCAGGAGACATGCCCCATGTGCCATGCCTCCATCAAACCCTCCTCGGCTAATCCGACGGCTGCAGCAGGCGAAGCTCCACCGACCCACCGAAGCCCACCTCCATCAGAGCAACAGCCTTCTCCTGAGACCCGTCAGCAGGAAGAGCAGGCATCACAGGGAGACAGTGATTGCTCTGCAGAGACGAATTGTGATGAGTCTGAAAGGAAATACTCAAACTCCGGGAGCAACTGTAGCAAGGACAGTCTCCAACACTTGCACTACGGTGCAAATGGTGATTCCCAAGGTGTGGCAAATCCTGTACCCAGCTGCTCATCGCACGGAGAAGCAGACCCAGAAGTAGCTTCTCAGGAGCTTAGGGAAGCGGACTGA
- the LOC109069997 gene encoding ubiquitin-conjugating enzyme E2 D2-like isoform X1, with the protein MALKRINKELNDLARDPPAQCSAGPVGDDVFHWQATIMGPNESPYQGGVFFLTIHFPTDYPFKPPKVAFTTRIYHPNINSNGSICLDILRSQWSPALTISKVLLSICSLLCDPNPDDPLVPEIARIYKTDTEKYNRMAKEWTEKYAML; encoded by the exons ATGGCGCTTAAACGAATCAATAAG GAACTGAATGATTTGGCACGTGATCCTCCTGCACAGTGCTCTGCAGGTCCAGTGggggatgatg TGTTCCACTGGCAGGCCACAATCATGGGGCCG aatgaaagTCCATATCAGGGTGGTGTTTTTTTCCTAACCATACACTTCCCAACAGATTACCCCTTTAAACCACCAAAG GTTGCATTTACTACAAGAATCTACCATCCCAACATAAACAGTAATGGCAGCATCTGTCTGGATATCCTCAGGTCCCAGTGGTCTCCTGCACTTACTATTTCTAAAG TTCTCCTGTCCATCTGCTCACTCTTATGTGACCCCAATCCAGACGACCCTCTTGTGCCAGAGATTGCCCGAATCTATAAAACAGACACAGAGAA GTATAATAGAATGGCAAAGGAATGGACAGAGAAATATGCCATGCTGTAG
- the LOC109069997 gene encoding ubiquitin-conjugating enzyme E2 D2-like isoform X2, with product MALKRINKELNDLARDPPAQCSAGPVGDDVFHWQATIMGPNESPYQGGVFFLTIHFPTDYPFKPPKVAFTTRIYHPNINSNGSICLDILRSQWSPALTISKVLLSICSLLCDPNPDDPLVPEIARIYKTDTEKYNRIAREWTQKYAM from the exons ATGGCGCTTAAACGAATCAATAAG GAACTGAATGATTTGGCACGTGATCCTCCTGCACAGTGCTCTGCAGGTCCAGTGggggatgatg TGTTCCACTGGCAGGCCACAATCATGGGGCCG aatgaaagTCCATATCAGGGTGGTGTTTTTTTCCTAACCATACACTTCCCAACAGATTACCCCTTTAAACCACCAAAG GTTGCATTTACTACAAGAATCTACCATCCCAACATAAACAGTAATGGCAGCATCTGTCTGGATATCCTCAGGTCCCAGTGGTCTCCTGCACTTACTATTTCTAAAG TTCTCCTGTCCATCTGCTCACTCTTATGTGACCCCAATCCAGACGACCCTCTTGTGCCAGAGATTGCCCGAATCTATAAAACAGACACAGAGAA ATACAACAGAATAGCGCGGGAATGGACTCAGAAATATGCCATGTGA
- the manba gene encoding beta-mannosidase, producing MNSNSSVSVSADVPGCVHTTLQRQGFISDPYYRFNDLAYRWISLDNWTYTTSFSVPSHVRGKGKAVLVFEGVDTVSTISLNGLTIGKTDNMFRRYDFDVTGLLKDEENVLQVWIMSAVTYASQRSHAHTEYRVPPDCPPPVQKGECHVNFIRKAQSSFSWDWGPSFPTLGIWKGVRLEVFNTSRVLSYTTSPKYDSEHSSWTVEVELFFDVFVASKGLVHLSIPLLQSEAEFQLSLTPGQSKKSFVLQLNQSVSLWWPFGHGEQFLYYLTIDVSLEGGETFNADRMVAFRTVELVQEPIPSSPGLSFYFRINGKPIFLKGSNWIPVHAFQDQVTTDMITILLRSAQKANMNALRVWGGGVYEQDIFYSLCDMYGIMIWQDFMFACALYPTEKDFIQTVREEVTQQVRRLKSHPSVVIWSGNNENEAAIATDWFNIPVTVRPLYVKDYVHLYVENIRDIVLQEDSTRPFLVSSPTNGVESEKEGWVAKDPYDPHYGDTHFYSYYKDCWDWTAFPRTRFASEYGFQSWPSLSTLSKVSVSSDWDFSSNFSAHRQHHEDGNQQMLKQAELHYILPNSTDPLQKYRDTIYITQVMQAQCVKIQTEFYRRSRSDIVEGKGHTMGTLYWQLNDIWQGPSWSSVEFGGKWKMLHYWATDFYAPILSAGVEDKGDLLIYGVSDSHSETHNVKAKVKLHSWSSFNAVCSLESNVTTIKAGGSTLVFQHSISALLTQCGNCTRRSCIVTFHLSSPEGQMISPHNHIFLSSPRYAEGLQKPNITFTVKDTGIVQNFFVTLHCSFPAVYVWLDVDNIPGHFDVNGFLMLSKKSTVIFGAWRPTTAEEITSNLHITSLRDVY from the exons ATGAACTCAAACTCATCTGTTTCTGTCAGTGCGGATGTACCAGGCTGTGTTCATACTACTCTGCAGCGTCAGGGATTCATTTCG GATCCATATTATAGGTTTAATGACCTGGCCTACAGATGGATTTCACTTGACAACTGGACTTACACTACATCCTTTTCAGTACCTTCTCATGTTAG AGGAAAAGGAAAAGCCGTCCTAGTGTTTGAAGGAGTGGACACAGTCTCTACAATTTCTCTGAATGGACTCACCATCGGAAAGACGGACAACATGTTCCGCAGATAT GATTTTGACGTGACTGGATTGCTGAAGGATGAAGAGAATGTTCTCCAGGTGTGGATTATGTCAGCTGTGACGTATGCATCTCAGAGGAGTCATGCCCACACTGAATACAGGGTACCGCCTGACTGTCCTCCTCCTGTACAGAAAGGAGAGTGTCATGTTAACTTTATCAGAAAG GCTCAAAGCTCATTTAGCTGGGACTGGGGTCCGTCTTTCCCCACTCTGGGCATCTGGAAGGGAGTTCGTCTGGAAGTCTTTAACACTTCAAGGGTTCTCAGTTACACCACAAGTCCAAAATAtg ACTCTGAACATTCAAGCTGGACTGTTGAAGTGGAATTGTTCTTTGACGTTTTTGTTGCATCTAAGGGTCTTGTCCATCTGTCCATACCATTACTGCAGTCAGAGGCAGAATTTCAGCTGTCTCTTACACCTGGGCAGAGTAAAAAGTCCTTTGTCTTACAGCTCAATCAG AGCGTCAGTTTGTGGTGGCCGTTTGGACACGGAGAGCAGTTTCTGTATTACCTGACTATAGATGTCAGCTTGGAGGGTGGAGAGACATTTAATGCAGACCGAATG GTTGCTTTCCGCACAGTGGAGTTGGTCCAGGAGCCTATACCCTCCTCCCCTGGCCTCAGCTTCTACTTCCGGATCAATGGGAAACCAATTTTCCTGAAGGGGTCAAACTGGATTCCTGTTCATGCCTTTCAGGACCAGGTGACCACTGACAT GATCACAATCCTGCTCCGGTCTGCACAGAAGGCTAATATGAATGCTTTAAGAGTGTGGGGTGGTGGAGTGTATGAGCAAGACATCTTCTACAGCCTGTGTGATATGTATGGAATCATG ATTTGGCAGGACTTCATGTTTGCCTGTGCATTGTACCCTACAGAAAAGGATTTTATACAGACAGTGAGGGAAGAGGTCACTCAGCAG GTCCGCCGGTTGAAATCTCACCCCTCTGTGGTCATCTGGAGCGGGAACAATGAGAATGAAGCTGCCATAGCAACTGACTGGTTCAACATACCTGTTACTGTGCGACCACTGTACGTGAAAGACTATGTCCATCTGTATGTTGAGAACATCAGAGACATCGTTCTGCAG GAGGACAGCACCCGTCCTTTTCTAGTGTCCAGCCCAACCAATGGGGTTGAGTCTGAGAAGGAAGGCTGGGTGGCTAAGGACCCCTATGACCCCCACTATGGAGACACCCACTTCTACAGCTATTATAAGGATTGCTGGGACTGGACTGCTTTCCCTCGCACACGCTTTGCTTCTGAGTATGGCTTCCAGTCCTGGCCTTCATTGTCCACACTTAGTAAG GTTTCAGTGTCTTCAGACTGGGATTTCAGCAGCAATTTCTCAGCTCATCGGCAGCATCATGAAGATGGCAATCAGCAGATGCTAAAGCAAGCAGAACTACATTACATTCTGCCTAACAGCACAGACCCGCTGCAGAAATATAGAGACACTATTTACATCACTCAG GTGATGCAGGCACAGTGTGTGAAGATCCAAACAGAATTCTACCGCCGCAGCCGCAGTGACATCGTTGAGGGCAAAGGTCATACGATGGGCACCCTTTACTGGCAGCTCAATGACATTTGGCAGGGGCCCTCCTGGTCCTCTGTAG AGTTTGGTGGTAAATGGAAAATGCTACACTACTGGGCTACAGATTTTTATGCTCCTATACTCTCAGCGGGGGTTGAGGATAAAGGAGACCTGCTGATCTATGGTGTCTCTGACAGCCACTCTGAGACGCACAATGTCAAAGCTAAG GTGAAATTACACAGCTGGAGCAGCTTTAACGCTGTGTGTTCTTTAGAGTCCAACGTGACTACAATAAAAGCAGGAGGAAGCACTCTTGTGTTCCAGCACTCTATATCTGCTCTCCTGACGCAATGTGGGAACTGCACACGGCGCTCATGCATAGTTACTTTTCATCTCAGTAGTCCAGAAGGTCAAATGATCAGTCCTCACAATCACATCTTCCTCAGCTCTCCACGATATGCAGAGGGTTTGCAGAAACCCAACATCACG TTTACGGTAAAGGACACTGGAATTGTGCAGAACTTTTTCGTGACTCTGCACTGCTCCTTTCCTGCTGTGTATGTTTGGCTGGATGTTGACAATATTCCTGGTCACTTTGATGTCAATGGCTTCCTGATGCTGTCTAAAAAGTCCACAGTTATTTTTGGAGCATGGAGACCCACCACTGCTGAAGAAATCACCTCAAACCTTCATATAACGTCTCTCAGGGATGTCTACTGA
- the slc39a8 gene encoding metal cation symporter ZIP8, with product MEESFIQNVLRFYGESGSLSRGNLENFLRLITSRRAPSVDADANPLKNTECSSLSELLSAFGLSNASAISLKDLEMMCPAILNQVLLPACPYTSPSNHNDSLLLPDHKVWGYGFLAVTVINLAALLGLFLVPLTKKTYFPKVLTFFIGLAIGTLFSNAVLQLIPEALGLDPKEDNYVLNVVGIFGGFYILFFTERVLKMVLKSDTELGHSHFPPLQSADVTITTFSNDAVINNISGDIITNNSNREINSINEKSSNPSESPAVEQNACVLLTCRWLKGEGMSNIKTVAWMITVSDAVHNFIDGLAIGASFTLSLLTGFSTSIAIFCEEFPHELGDFVILLNSGMSVGQAACFNLMSAMCCYLGLALGILLGRSFAPNAIFAIAGGMFLYISLADMFPEMNSIMATHTKGYRAKVAFFLIQNAGLLTGFTIILLITLFAGDINLG from the exons ATGGAGGAaagttttattcaaaatgttttgcgCTTCTACGGTGAAAGCGGTTCGCTGTCCAGAGGAAACCTGGAAAACTTTCTGCGCCTCATCACGAGCCGCCGCGCGCCGTCGGTCGACGCTGACGCCAATCCGCTGAAGAACACAGAG tgTTCTTCATTGTCAGAGCTGCTGTCTGCCTTTGGATTGAGCAATGCTTCTGCCATCAGTCTCAAAGATCTGGAGATGATGTGTCCAGCTATTCTCAATCAGGTCCTGCTCCCTGCCTGCCCTTACACCTCCCCCTCAAACCACAACGATTCTTTATTGTTACCTGATCACAAAG TTTGGGGTTATGGTTTCCTGGCCGTGACCGTGATAAACTTGGCTGCTCTGCTGGGGTTATTTCTGGTGCCTTTgactaaaaaaacatattttccaaaaGTCTTGACGTTTTTCATTGGATTGGCCATTGGGACACTGTTTTCAAATGCTGTACTGCAACTTATCCCAGAG GCCCTTGGCTTAGATCCTAAAGAAGATAACTATGTGCTAAACGTAGTTGGGATTTTTGGTGgattttacattttgttcttCACTGAACGAGTTTTAAAGATGGTACTGAAATCAGATACAGAG CTGGGACACAGTCATTTCCCTCCCCTGCAGTCAGCTGATGTCACCATCACCACCTTTAGCAATGACGCTGTCATAAACAACATCAGCGGTGACATCATCACAAACAACAGCAATCGTGAGATAAACTCTATCAATGAAAAGTCCAGCAACCCAAGTGAGAGTCCAGCTGTTGAACAG AATGCATGCGTGTTATTAACTTGTCGCTGGCTGAAAGGGGAGGGAATGTCTAATATAAAGACTGTGGCGTGGATGATCACTGTCAGTGACGCTGTGCATAACTTCATCGACGGTCTGGCCATCGGAGCGTCCTTCACACTCTCTCTACTCACCGGCTTCAGCACTTCTATTGCCATCTTCTGTGAAGAGTTCCCTCATGAGCTGG GTGATTTTGTGATTCTGTTGAACTCAGGCATGAGTGTTGGTCAGGCTGCATGTTTTAATTTGATGTCAGCGATGTGCTGTTATCTCGGTCTAGCATTGGGGATCCTGCTGGGCAGGAGTTTTGCTCCAAATGCTATCTTTGCCATTGCTGGTGGGATGTTCCTCTATATCTCCCTTGCAGACATG TTCCCAGAGATGAACAGTATCATGGCTACACATACCAAAGGTTATCGAGCGAAGGTTGCGTTCTTCCTGATCCAAAATGCTGGGCTGCTCACCGGATTCACTATAATTTTGCTTATTACCCTGTTTGCTGGTGATATCAATCTGGGGTAG